In Macadamia integrifolia cultivar HAES 741 chromosome 12, SCU_Mint_v3, whole genome shotgun sequence, the following are encoded in one genomic region:
- the LOC122056906 gene encoding receptor-like protein kinase THESEUS 1 has translation MSKSYAPIVGVAAGGLALVVIVIVFMWFCMLQCYACFGNNSFTLLLRFTVEWNRQAGSSSAGGPPLSRPQKGKQFMLYELEDATKQFSESNLIGHGSFGLVYKGLLSDGTVVAVKRRRGLPRQEHATYRRFITETLLAFLVTAKKMAIKYSGQVSNTQLEFKQRLSIALGAAKGLHHLHWLKPPVAHKNFKTANVLVDENFTAKVSDAGVSKLFERIEEASPSSSSIDHNDFQDPETGQSRLFYEMSDIYSFGIFLLELVTSREASQINLRSGESFEQWVKSHASSKDLVDHQLAGNFNLEGMKDLIKLTFWCMSLEKPKMEMVVTELDRILEKEMTSTTIMGEGTATVTLGSQLFT, from the exons GCTATGCATGTTTTGGTAATAACTCTTTCACTCTCCTGCTGAGGTTTACGGTGGAGTGGAACAGGCAGGCTGGATCAAGTTCAGCAGGAGGCCCCCCTCTATCAAGACCACAGAAAGGGAAGCAGTTCATGCTGTATGAATTGGAGGATGCAACAAAGCAATTCAGTGAAAGCAATTTGATTGGACATGGTAGTTTTGGGTTAGTCTACAAAGGTTTGCTAAGCGATGGAACTGTTGTAGCAGTTAAAAGGCGTCGAGGTCTTCCCAGACAAGA GCATGCTACCTATCGGAGATTCATCACCGAAACCTTGTTAGCCTTCTTGGTTACTGCCAAGAAGATGGCCATCAAAT ATAGTGGACAAGTATCAAATACACAGCTGGAGTTCAAGCAAAGACTTTCCATAGCTCTAGGGGCAGCTAAAG GTCTCCATCATTTGCATTGGCTGAAACCTCCTGTAGCACACAAGAACTTCAAAACAGCTAATGTCTTGGTTGACGAAAACTTCACCGCTAAAGTTTCAGATGCAGGGGTTTCTAAACTATttgaaaggattgaagaagcAAGTCCTTCATCAAGTTCAATTGACCACAATGATTTTCAAGACCCAGA GACAGGACAATCAAGATTATTCTATGAAATGAGTGATATATACAGCTTTGGGATATTTCTTTTGGAGCTCGTAACTAGCCGGGAGGCTTCACAAATTAACCTAAGATCTGGTGAAAGCTTCGAACAGTGG GTTAAATCACATGCAAGTTCAAAAGATCTCGTTGACCATCAACTGGCCGGCAACTTCAATTTGGAAGGTATGAAGGATTTGATCAAGTTGACATTCTGGTGCATGAGCTTAGAGAAACCAAAAATGGAAATGGTTGTAACAGAGCTTGACCGAATTCTAGAAAAGGAGATGACATCGACCACAATCATGGGTGAGGGTACTGCCACAGTTACTCTAGGGAGCCAATTATTTACTTGA
- the LOC122057460 gene encoding uncharacterized protein LOC122057460: MSFGRLLGNSVPFSGLFRQMEQEMETVVKVLQPGPLGIVEHKFSAEEINKAKAIVEKAVKNWRRNAIMEKRAHILDDYIRI, translated from the exons ATGTCTTTCGGACGCCTTCTTGGAAACTCCGTTCCTTTCTCCGGCTTATTCAG GCAGATGGAGCAAGAGATGGAGACTGTAGTTAAGGTACTACAGCCAGGGCCTTTGGGCATTGTGGAGCACAAGTTTTCAGCTGAAGAGATAAACAAGGCAAAGGCCATAGTTGAAAAAGCAGTCAAGAATTGGAGGAGGAATGCGATTATGGAGAAGAGAGCTCATATCTTGGACGATTACATTCGCATATGA
- the LOC122058166 gene encoding protein OBERON 1-like isoform X2 yields the protein MDSNVRDESNGYEAEVKGNGLHLWPVPACAGGEGLPYAPIDFPNPGDNWTWKVGKRKTGTGFWCDRYLYTPIGFQKTNHKRQRFASMQSLEQYIRKEFPDKDVKAFFSSFSWRIPAEQTKDDQVPLGVLFPGEDMAENSKFDSESGSTDCKARNRMCKLQLPAGNYSLPAMDCNICCSEPDFCRDCCCILCCKTIDWTYGGYSFIRCEAKVDENHICGHVAHMDCALRSYMAGTVGGNIGLDVEYYCRRCDKRMDLISHVRRLLQTCESLDAREEIKKILSMGLCILHGSQRASAKKLLNHMELAMTKLKHGNPLEEIWKQDDSSAVSPDVAIDQDDGDMRSGSGFTLGLNSIQKRSQKPTYITSDYRIASVKLEDEIDQVLQSLRKSQEAEFRIAEERLYAQKNFLLSLYEQIDIERTELVKQSTTEGDSDPLLTNVLNRAKQINAESARLKEMEEVAKGFGRVSKTILSEHFGLETED from the exons ATGGATTCTAATGTTCGTGATGAAAGTAATGGTTATGAGGCTGAGGTAAAGGGAAATGGTCTACACCTCTGGCCGGTTCCCGCTTGTGCAGGAGGTGAAGGTCTGCCATATGCTCCAATAGATTTTCCTAACCCCGGTGATAACTGGACTTGGAAGGTGGGAAAGAGGAAAACAGGTACTGGGTTCTGGTGTGATAGGTACTTGTATACTCCAATCGGTTTTCAGAAGACCAATCACAAGAGACAGAGATTCGCCAGCATGCAATCTCTTGAACAATATATCCGGAAGGAATTCCCTGATAAGGACGTTAAggccttcttttcctcttttagtTGGAGGATCCCTGCAGAGCAGAcaaaag ATGACCAGGTTCCATTGGGTGTTTTGTTTCCTGGGGAAGACATGGCTGAAAACTCCAAATTTGATTCAGAGTCTGGGAGTACGGATTGTAAGGCTAGAAATAGGATGTGCAAACTCCAACTACCAGCGGGGAACTATTCTCTACCTGCCATGGATTGTAATATATGTTGCAGCGAACCTGATTTTTGTCGTGACTGTTGTTGTATACTTTGCTGTAAGACTATTGATTGGACATATGGAGGTTATAGTTTTATTAGATGTGAAGCAAAGGTGGATGAGAACCATATTTGTGGGCACGTTGCACACATGGACTGTGCTCTTCGTTCATACATGGCGGGGACTGTTGGAGGAAACATTGGATTAGATGTTGAGTATTACTGCCGACGCTGCGATAAGAGGATGGATCTTATTTCACATGTTAGAAGGCTTCTACAGACCTGTGAATCACTTGATGCTCGGGAGGAGATCAAAAAGATTTTGAGCATGGGTTTGTGCATTTTACATGGCTCACAAAGAGCAAGCGCAAAGAAGTTGCTGAATCATATGGAGTTGGCTATGACAAAG CTTAAACATGGGAATCCTCTTGAAGAAATTTGGAAACAAGATGATTCATCTGCTGTTTCCCCAG ATGTTGCCATTGATCAAGATGACGGGGATATGAGATCAGGCTCAGGGTTCACCCTCGGACTCAATAGCATACAGAAAAGGTCTCAAAAACCCACATACATAACTTCAGACTACAGGATTGCATCTGTGAAACTTGAAGATGAGATTGATCAGGTGCTCCAATCATTGAGGAAATCCCAGGAAGCAGAATTCAGAATTGCTGAGGAGAGGCTTTATGctcaaaaaaatttccttctcaGCTTGTATGAACAGATTGACATTGAGAGGACTGAACTGGTGAAACAATCAACTACTGAAGGCGACTCTGATCCTTTACTTACAAATGTCTTGAACAGAGCGAAACAGATAAATGCAGAGTCTGCAAGACTCAAAGAGATGGAGGAAGTAGCCAAGGGATTTGGAAGAGTTTCTAAAACTATTTTAAGTGAGCATTTTGGTTTAGAAACTGAAGATTGA
- the LOC122058166 gene encoding protein OBERON 1-like isoform X1, whose protein sequence is MDSNVRDESNGYEAEVKGNGLHLWPVPACAGGEGLPYAPIDFPNPGDNWTWKVGKRKTGTGFWCDRYLYTPIGFQKTNHKRQRFASMQSLEQYIRKEFPDKDVKAFFSSFSWRIPAEQTKDDQVPLGVLFPGEDMAENSKFDSESGSTDCKARNRMCKLQLPAGNYSLPAMDCNICCSEPDFCRDCCCILCCKTIDWTYGGYSFIRCEAKVDENHICGHVAHMDCALRSYMAGTVGGNIGLDVEYYCRRCDKRMDLISHVRRLLQTCESLDAREEIKKILSMGLCILHGSQRASAKKLLNHMELAMTKLKHGNPLEEIWKQDDSSAVSPGTADVAIDQDDGDMRSGSGFTLGLNSIQKRSQKPTYITSDYRIASVKLEDEIDQVLQSLRKSQEAEFRIAEERLYAQKNFLLSLYEQIDIERTELVKQSTTEGDSDPLLTNVLNRAKQINAESARLKEMEEVAKGFGRVSKTILSEHFGLETED, encoded by the exons ATGGATTCTAATGTTCGTGATGAAAGTAATGGTTATGAGGCTGAGGTAAAGGGAAATGGTCTACACCTCTGGCCGGTTCCCGCTTGTGCAGGAGGTGAAGGTCTGCCATATGCTCCAATAGATTTTCCTAACCCCGGTGATAACTGGACTTGGAAGGTGGGAAAGAGGAAAACAGGTACTGGGTTCTGGTGTGATAGGTACTTGTATACTCCAATCGGTTTTCAGAAGACCAATCACAAGAGACAGAGATTCGCCAGCATGCAATCTCTTGAACAATATATCCGGAAGGAATTCCCTGATAAGGACGTTAAggccttcttttcctcttttagtTGGAGGATCCCTGCAGAGCAGAcaaaag ATGACCAGGTTCCATTGGGTGTTTTGTTTCCTGGGGAAGACATGGCTGAAAACTCCAAATTTGATTCAGAGTCTGGGAGTACGGATTGTAAGGCTAGAAATAGGATGTGCAAACTCCAACTACCAGCGGGGAACTATTCTCTACCTGCCATGGATTGTAATATATGTTGCAGCGAACCTGATTTTTGTCGTGACTGTTGTTGTATACTTTGCTGTAAGACTATTGATTGGACATATGGAGGTTATAGTTTTATTAGATGTGAAGCAAAGGTGGATGAGAACCATATTTGTGGGCACGTTGCACACATGGACTGTGCTCTTCGTTCATACATGGCGGGGACTGTTGGAGGAAACATTGGATTAGATGTTGAGTATTACTGCCGACGCTGCGATAAGAGGATGGATCTTATTTCACATGTTAGAAGGCTTCTACAGACCTGTGAATCACTTGATGCTCGGGAGGAGATCAAAAAGATTTTGAGCATGGGTTTGTGCATTTTACATGGCTCACAAAGAGCAAGCGCAAAGAAGTTGCTGAATCATATGGAGTTGGCTATGACAAAG CTTAAACATGGGAATCCTCTTGAAGAAATTTGGAAACAAGATGATTCATCTGCTGTTTCCCCAG GGACTGCAGATGTTGCCATTGATCAAGATGACGGGGATATGAGATCAGGCTCAGGGTTCACCCTCGGACTCAATAGCATACAGAAAAGGTCTCAAAAACCCACATACATAACTTCAGACTACAGGATTGCATCTGTGAAACTTGAAGATGAGATTGATCAGGTGCTCCAATCATTGAGGAAATCCCAGGAAGCAGAATTCAGAATTGCTGAGGAGAGGCTTTATGctcaaaaaaatttccttctcaGCTTGTATGAACAGATTGACATTGAGAGGACTGAACTGGTGAAACAATCAACTACTGAAGGCGACTCTGATCCTTTACTTACAAATGTCTTGAACAGAGCGAAACAGATAAATGCAGAGTCTGCAAGACTCAAAGAGATGGAGGAAGTAGCCAAGGGATTTGGAAGAGTTTCTAAAACTATTTTAAGTGAGCATTTTGGTTTAGAAACTGAAGATTGA
- the LOC122057009 gene encoding GTP-binding protein OBGC, chloroplastic: MASLSTCVALRTLHPAQARASTRNNRKRIPRNLPRNRNPKLKLRTGCDGLPPLPTSPVEFSAGGEATTYTRLPPKEDFVDDLVQSSNLVSSEVKLSDFGSVKNAENAEKKSSIHENDGRMDDSGSDEEVVDANLGFDYGEFELLYENSASDNDDNDENGNEVLGFEYEEPESFLDGEEDLEGEEKEKGVPAVMRCFDRAKIYVKAGDGGNGVVAFRREKYVPLGGPSGGDGGRGGNVYVEVDGSMNSLLPFRKNIHFRAGRGYHGQGKDQAGAKGEDVVVKVAPGTVIREAGKDGEQGKFLFELLHPGQTALLLPGGLGGRGNSSFKSGTNKVPKIAEKGEKGIEMWLELELKLVADVGIVGAPNAGKSTLLSVISAAQPTIANYPFTTLLPNLGVVSFDYDATMVVADLPGLLEGAHRGFGLGHEFLRHTERCSVLVHVVDGWEQQPEYEFDAVRLELELFSPELAEKPYIVAFNKMDLPEAVEKWTAFKESLQACGIEPFCMSAVNGQGTREVVYAAYELLKKRKDENKDDEGWTGPVNLNHVADMLLKQRSASINNFEISHDSSSNTWHVVGAGIQRFVQMTNWQYSESLRRFQHVLEACGVNKSLIKLGVKEGDRVIVGEMELVWHNSNDNFGSSNVSKSSSGSVKWPQWK; the protein is encoded by the exons ATGGCCTCTCTGTCCACATGTGTTGCTCTTCGGACTCTACATCCAGCCCAAGCTCGCGCGAGCACTCGAAACAATCGTAAAAGAATCCCAAGAAATCTCCCTCGAAACCGAAATCCCAAGCTCAAACTTCGAACTGGTTGCGATGGATTGCCACCGCTACCGACTTCACCCGTTGAGTTCTCCGCTGGAGGAGAAGCTACCACTTATACTCGTCTTCCCCCGAAGGAAGACTTCGTTGATGATTTGGTCCAGTCTTCGAATTTAGTTTCAAGCGAAGTCAAGCTATCTGATTTTGGGTCTGTGAAGAATGCGGAGAATGCGGAGAAGAAGAGTTCGATTCATGAAAATGACGGTCGTATGGATGATTCAGGGAGCGATGAAGAGGTTGTAGATGCGAACTTGGGGTTTGATTACGGAGAATTTGAGTTACTGTACGAAAATTCTGCTTCTGATAACGATGACAATGATGAGAACGGTAACGAAGTATTAGGGTTTGAGTATGAGGAGCCGGAGAGCTTCTTGGACGGTGAAGAGGATTTagaaggggaagagaaagagaaaggagtacCGGCGGTGATGAGATGTTTCGATCGGGCGAAAATCTACGTGAAGGCTGGAGATGGCGGAAACGGTGTTGTTGCCTTTCGGCGCGAGAAGTATGTGCCTTTGGGTGGGCCGTCAGGTGGAGATGGAGGGAGAGGAGGGAATGTTTATGTGGAGGTTGATGGTTCTATGAATTCTCTGTTGCCCTTCCGTAAGAACATCCATTTTAGGGCTGGGAGAGGGTATCATGGGCAGGGGAAAGACCAAGCTGGCGCTAAGGGAGAGGATGTTGTGGTGAAAGTGGCACCGGGAACTGTGATCAGAGAGGCTGGTAAAGATGGTGAACAAGGTAAATTTCTCTTTGAGCTGTTGCATCCTGGGCAGACGGCACTTTTGTTACCTGGTGGGCTTGGTGGGAGAGGCAATTCCTCGTTCAAGTCAGGGACGAACAAGGTGCCCAAGATTgcagagaagggagaaaagggcATAGAAAT GTGGCTAGAGTTGGAGCTAAAGCTGGTTGCTGATGTTGGAATAGTAGGTGCTCCTAATGCAGGAAAGAGCACCCTCCTCAGTGTTATAAGCGCTGCTCAGCCAACAATAGCAAATTATCCGTTTACTACCTTGCTTCCTAATCTGGGAGTTGTTTCATTTGATTATGATGCAACAATGGTGGTAGCAGATCTTCCAGGATTACTTGAAGGAGCACACCGGGGTTTTGGTTTAGGTCACGAGTTTCTAAGGCACACTGAGAGATGTTCTGTCTTG GTGCATGTTGTTGATGGGTGGGAGCAGCAGCCTGAGTATGAGTTTGATGCAGTGCGTCTTGAGTTGGAACTATTTAGTCCAGAGCTGGCTGAAAAGCCTTATATAGTTGCCTTTAACAAAATGGATCTTCCAGAGGCAGTTGAGAAGTGGACTGCATTCAAGGAAAGCCTGCAAGCTTGTGGTATTGAACCTTTTTGCATGAGTGCAGTGAATGGACAGGGTACCCGTGAAGTGGTCTATGCTGCATATGAGCTtctgaagaaaagaaaggatgaaAATAAGGATGATGAAG GTTGGACAGGTCCAGTAAACCTGAATCATGTGGCTGACATGCTACTTAAGCAACGGAGTGCTTCTATTAATAACTTTGAGATATCTCATGATAGTAGTTCCAATACTTGGCATGTAGTTGGAGCTGGGATACAACGTTTTGTTCAAATGACAAACTGGCA gTATTCAGAATCTCTGAGAAGATTCCAACATGTTTTGGAGGCATGTGGTGTGAACAAATCTCTCATCAAACTAGGTGTCAAGGAAGGAGACAGGGTGATAGTTGGTGAG ATGGAGCTGGTGTGGCACAACTCCAATGACAATTTTGGCTCATCAAATGTGAGTAAGAGTTCATCAGGATCAGTGAAATGGCCTCAATGGAAGTAA
- the LOC122057433 gene encoding BTB/POZ domain-containing protein At1g03010-like yields MGVVTVGELKPSISSKRLFRPSSSTRHTTEWPISDVSSDLTVEVGAASFSLHKFPLVSRSSKIRKLLLEAKDSKVSWISLPSVPGGSEAFELAAKFCYGVNVEITLSNVAMLRCVAHYLEMTEELAEKNLEIRTEIYIKEMVLPNISNSITVLHRCETLLPLAEEINLVSRIINGIASSACKEQLTSGLSKLEPNFLVKPLTNIEPETPSDWWGKGLTVLNLDFFQRVLSAVKSKGLKQDLISRILINYAHNSLQGLVVRDSQLMKGSFLDTELQKKQRLIVEAIVSLLPSQTRKSSVPIAFLSGLLKTAIMGSASAACKADLERRIGLQLDQAILEDILIPANSHSSNHHPLYDTDSIFRIFSIFLNLDEDDNEENQFRDETEMGYEFDIPVSPKQSSILKVSKLLDNYLAEIALDSNLMPTKFIALAELLPDHARGATDGLYRAVDIFLKVHPNLKDSERYRLCKTIDCQKLSQEACSHAAQNERLPVQMAVQVLYFEQIRLRNAMNGGHNQFFFGSTNNQFPQRSSSGAGSGAISPRDNYASVRRENRELKLEVARMRMRMTDLEKDHVSMKQDLVRSNPANKILKSLTKKLSRFNALFRIKEVKPLSTKANSEAPFLFQRQRPLSLS; encoded by the exons ATGGGTGTGGTTACAGTTGGTGAATTGAAGCCCAGTATATCTAGCAAGAGATTATTCAGACCCAGCTCAAGTACAAGGCATACTACTGAATG GCCAATCTCTGATGTTTCCAGTGATCTCACAGTTGAAGTAGGAGCAGCAAGCTTTTCACTTCACAAG TTCCCTCTGGTTTCTCGTAGCAGCAAGATCCGGAAGCTGTTGCTAGAAGCAAAGGACTCGAAAGTTTCATGGATAAGTCTACCTTCAGTTCCAGGTGGATCAGAAGCATTTGAGTTAGCTGCAAAGTTCTGTTATGGTGTAAACGTCGAGATCACATTATCAAATGTTGCAATGCTAAGGTGTGTGGCTCATTACCTAGAAATGACAGAGGAGTTAGCAGAAAAGAACTTGGAAATCAGAACTGAAATCTATATAAAGGAGATGGTGCTCCCAAATATCTCAAACTCCATAACTGTTCTTCATCGTTGTGAAACACTCCTACCTCTTGCAGAAGAGATCAACCTAGTTAGTAGGATTATCAATGGAATTGCATCTAGTGCTTGTAAAGAGCAACTCACTTCTGGTTTATCCAAACTTGAGCCAAACTTCCTTGTCAAACCTTTGACAAATATAGAACCAGAAACTCCATCAGATTGGTGGGGAAAGGGACTTACAGTGCTTAACCTAGATTTCTTCCAGCGGGTTCTGTCGGCAGTTAAATCAAAGGGCCTGAAACAGGACTTGATCAGCAGGATCTTAATAAACTATGCACATAACTCTCTTCAAGGTCTTGTTGTTAGAGACTCTCAATTGATGAAAGGAAGCTTCTTGGACACAGAATTGCAGAAAAAGCAGAGATTGATTGTTGAAGCAATAGTGAGTTTATTACCATCCCAGACAAGAAAGAGTTCAGTACCAATTGCATTTCTTTCAGGTTTATTAAAAACGGCAATAATGGGGTCAGCCTCTGCCGCTTGCAAAGCCGACTTAGAGAGAAGAATTGGGCTTCAACTTGACCAGGCTATTCTTGAGGACATTCTCATTCCTGCAAATTCACACAGTAGCAATCACCATCCTTTGTATGATACAGATTCAATATTCAGGATATTCTCCATCTTCCTAAACTTAGATGAGGATGACAATGAGGAGAACCAATTTCGGGATGAAACTGAAATGGGTTATGAATTTGACATCCCTGTATCTCCTAAACAGAGCTCAATTCTGAAAGTATCAAAGCTACTGGACAATTATCTAGCAGAAATTGCATTGGACTCAAACTTGATGCCAACAAAGTTCATTGCTTTAGCAGAACTACTACCAGACCATGCCCGTGGTGCGACTGATGGGTTATACAGAGCTGTTGATATCTTCCTCAAG GTTCATCCAAATCTCAAGGACTCCGAACGCTACAGACTCTGCAAAACCATTGACTGTCAGAAATTATCTCAGGAAGCTTGCAGTCATGCAGCACAAAATGAAAGACTACCTGTGCAAATGGCAGTCCAAGTGCTCTATTTTGAGCAGATCAGGCTTAGGAATGCCATGAATGGTGGTCACAATCAGTTCTTCTTTGGTTCAACCAATAACCAATTCCCTCAAAGATCAAGCAGTGGCGCAGGTAGTGGAGCTATCTCTCCAAGAGACAACTATGCTTCTGTGAGAAGGGAGAATAGAGAACTGAAGCTTGAAGTTGCAAGAATGAGAATGAGGATGACTGATTTGGAGAAAGATCATGTCTCTATGAAACAAGATCTTGTTAGATCAAATCCTGCTAATAAGATACTCAAATCTTTAACCAAGAAGCTAAGCAGGTTCAATGCCTTGTTCAGGATAAAAGAAGTCAAGCCCCTTAGTACCAAAGCTAACTCAGAAGCTCCATTTCTATTTCAGAGGCAAAGGCCCCTCTCTCTTTCATGA